cgccctcttgaGTGTCGACGGAGGCGAATTTGGGAGTTTCTGACGTCCCActctgcgaaggcgcgtcGAGGGgagacgacagagagagaggcgggcaAGCGTCACCTCCTCCaccgccgctggcgctggcCGCGTGGTAGGGAGAGAGGATAAGCTGGTATTCCTCGTCGTCAATAAGcacttcttcctcttcgctgccgctcgcgtACGGCTCGGAGATCTGCACactcgccgccgaagcggccgcggccgccacagCCATATCTCGGTGGAGTCGATCTGCGGTGTTGCGCGCGCTCTCCAACACTCGGTCATCCGCCGGCCCTGACGTGCGCGACGGCCGTTCGTCTCTGGGTTCCAAAGGGCTTTGGCTCATGGCGCCAGAGGGATCGGTGGAGAACGAGGGAAACGTGAGCCAGGCGGAGGAACGGAGGCCGAAGACCTGCAAACCACGAAAAAGGCGACGGAGGAACGATacagggctgcggcgctgcacgaACCGTGAGGATGTTGTGCCTCTCGGTCGTCTGCCGAGCTACATCGCGCAAAGGACGCCAGGCGGGGCGGCCGACGCGAGCTGACCCCCTGCCTTGAATAGTCCTGCTGGGCCTGCCCGTCCGCAGAAAGTCCCCTACACACCAGAGCCAAGATACACAGTTACAGAAATGTTTCTATGCATAAGGCACGGACGCGGAAAACCGCCGCGCCCCGGCCAGAAAACTGGGAAGCATGAGCACCGCCACGCTCGGCTTCGTCTTGACGTTGCTCccgaaggaggaggaagacttACAGCTGCCTAAATTTATGGGGGGAAAACGAAATCCCGCGGGTTTGCAGACGTCGAGGTCCTCCTGCTGAACAGCTGGGGACGTTCGGTCCCAGGCCGCGAGCGCAACGCCGCACAAAGGCTAAGGTCGAAGGCCGTGTCCTCTGCTGGGGCTTGACCAAGCGTGCGACTGCCAAATTCGGGCGACCGGGGCTGTGATATGCTCACATGCGCAGTCTGACGCGTACAGAACCAGCTCGGGCCCACAGACTCTGTTTTTCGCCCACACAGAAAGACATATCGGCCCACAGGAGAAAAGCTGCAAGGGATCCGTTGGTCATGCAATGTGCTGTTCGAGGGCGTAGTAAGGTCGGCGCAGCGTCTTCTCTTGGCGCGCATGTGCTCGCCAGACTGCTGCAAGTTGGGCGCTTACCAAAAAAAAGAGGGTTGGCGTACGTTTTCTGTGCCTTCCAGAGTCCACCGCAATTGGACCGCAACGGTTAACATGACCTGATGATGCGCGGTGGCACAGAGGGCACTCACGAAGACAGGTACGAAAACGAGATCGCTGTCGCGCCTATGGAAAGAATCTGACCTTCGCGTACACTGCAAAAGAAGATGAGAGGAAATCGTCGGGGGCGAGTCCTGGGGGAGCGGCAGACAAACGCGGAAACGCACGTCTGCAACATgtgcgcgcacgcgagccgcagacCTGCCGCCCCGGTGTCCGCCACAAGACACCACTGCTTGAAGACACCAGCCCGGGTGCGTGCGGTAGCTTCAGTGTCCGTCTGGGAACAGAGGGTGGATTCCTGGTTTTGTGAAGTGCGTACGCTGCTAGGACCGGGAAGGCTTTGTCAGGAAAGCTGCAATTAGCTCAGGCGTGCTGCGAAGAAAATGAGTCACCTCGAAATGTCTTTTCCCCGCGCTAGAGTAAAAGACACACCGATTCATGAGTCGCACGGACCGACactcgcgacgccgccgccgccgcgcaagcGACAGCAGAGTTTCGATTAATCCTAGTTTGCAgtcaggcgcggcgcagcattTGCAGACTAGTTTTGATTCCGTTCGCCGGTAGAAAAACGGAATCGCTCAAGCGTGCATCCAGCAAAGAAAAACAATCGCGAAGTTCTCAGTCTGGAGTCGAGCCCTCGCGGTATGCGTCTACCGCAGTGTCCTGCCCCCACTCCGCGGCCGACAGTGTTGCACGTTTCGTAAAATCTTGTGTCTATCTGAGGGCAGGGTGCTGATCCAGAAAAGCATTTTCGACGGCAGAGCAGACGACGCGTGCCATCAATGTCGCCTCGTGATGTTACGTGTGTCCACAttcgcgaggcggccgcgacagcTGCTGTCGGCCTTCGATCGAGACAAATATCGTGTGAAGGCTACAGAGAATCGCACGTCAGTTCTGTATGTGAAGCTAACAGCTTTAGCAAGTGCGAGAAACAAACTGAAATGAGGGATATATGTGTTACGGAGGCAAACGCGGATGCCTCGGAAGCACCTACAGAAACAGATCGTGCCAATTGTTTTTTCCCTGCGTGTGGGCTTGTTGCTTGGCATCTCATCAGCAGGAAAAGGCGACTCCGCATTGTCTGCAGTTTTCGGTGCACAATAGCTAGCATGTCGCGTTTGTGCTCTACAGCGACTCGCCTGGCTGTAGTCTTAGATCACTAACATACCACTTCTAGCGGCGGCGCACTCGCTGTCTGCTCTGCATTCAGAAtgcttcgccgcagcagcaagcTGCTCTAAGATGGACAGACGATCATCAGAGAGGAGCAACGCTGTCGTCCGTGGGGGTGTGGCGGGGCGCTCCGGTATGCAGGAACCGCCTATGAGATTTTACACGAGTGCACTTTCATGTCTTGCGCTTGAAATAAGACGCATCGTGACTGAAAATTCACGCCACTGTGACGCTCTACGCAGCAGTTGCCTAAGGGTAGGTGCAGAAAACCACATTCAGCCGCATCACGAACAAGGTGGACAAAATGCTGCCTCCGTTTGGGCGGACATACAGTTGATCCCTCACAGCTTTGCTATCACACCGTAGAGGTATGGATCTGTTAAGAGAATAGCGAAATAGAGCGTGAAAGCTTGCCCGGTGTGCACAGAACTAGGAGAGGCTACGAAGGTTTGCTGAAGTTCCATGTGATCTCTACATTCGCCTACTTTGTTACACTCGCGCACctctgcagggcgcggcgctctcaaACAAACTGTGGTTGCGTGACACAGGAGCAAGCCCGCTACTGTAGCGGCTCCCCGTGCCGCCCGGGACTGCCTGTTCCTCGGTCGACGTTATATGCTCATTCTCACTCACATCAGGACCAGTGGTACTCGTCTCGTGGCAAAGGCGGGTTTGCTTCCAGCGTATGACCCCGGCACTGTTCGAGCACTTTGGATGTCGATGGCGTGGGTATCCTTTGGGCGAGAAACCAAACAAAGTAATAAACAGAATTTTTCAGTCGTAAACCTCTCGTAATCATGTTGCGAGGGTGTTCGTATTTCTAAACAAGAGTGGAAAATCTTAATTCGCCTTGGCCAGTGCCGAAGCTGCATTGATTCTTGACGACTGTGCTCGGCGCCTGGACCAGCCGGCTTTCACGCTCTACTAGGAAACAACAACTAATAGCCCCACTCTTTCTTTGTGTGCAACGTCTATTCTGTATGGTGGTGGGCTGCTGAGTGCCTCACCTCAAACTACTCACATCCGTGCGTATGTGCCGCTTATGTGTTATCGAATCTCTTTCCGGCGCAGGCTTAGACAGTTGCAACTACGCCTTCGTGTAGTGTCCTTGACGGTGCAAGTTTGAACTGTATGGAGCGCGTTAGCTGTTTAGCAATAATATTTTTACAAAACTGTCGATGGGTTTGTACGTTGTTGTGGATGAGATGCTGTCAAGTCATATAGGCCGCAATGATTGTTTTTTGTTAGCGCCACCATGCATCGGCAGTGTATCGCTGTTGTCAAAGCAGTCTTGATTCATGTGGCATTCCACAAGTTCTGGAGTGCTACAGAGGCCGTGCCGTGGTCTTTTGTAAAGATAGATTCGCTAGTTACTGGCCGCTCGCAAGACCGCTCGTATATCTCTGGGGAAAACGGCGTTCCAGGTCACTCCCGTCCCCCGCGTCCGGAGAAAGACCACACGAGTCCCACAGGGACTTCGCTAAGACACGAGACGAGAAACACAAGTGTTAACCCGCCCCCGCAGGAACAACCGCTAAACCCGTCATCACCTGACGCAGACCCGAAAAGAGACCAGCACAATGTCAccgagacgcggcgcagtTGCTCGAAGGTGCCGTTCTCAGTGGGGAAGTCCTGCAGCAGAAATGTCGTGAAACAAAAGTCTTACTCGTGTCCATCGGAGTTCTTTCCGGAGGTATGCATCGAAGTTgagcagacgaagacagtCGACTGCAAGAGAGTCTCCAAAAGAGAAATCGGGTACGACTGCCCACAAGTTACTTCCAAAAAAATATGTTACAAGGTTCCCAGGACAATGCCTTCAATCTGCACTAGAAAAACGTCCAAGTTCTCCAGGCGACCATGCCCCAGAATAGTGAAAGAACTCGTTTGCAGAAACAAGACATCACAAGTCGACGACACCTGCCCAGCGAGTGTGTCTGAAGAGCTACCGTATCCGTGTGAGAAAGCTCAGCCTCGACTCGAATGCGACGTTCAGTTCCAGCTCGAAGCCGCTACTTGCACGCGTGAGGTAGAGGCGCCCATTACCTATGAATATGAGACTACTGAAACAGAACGGCAGTGCCGGCGGGAGAATAGGAAAATACACAAAACATGCTCAAAAGATATAGTAGTCGACGAGGAGTATCCGTGCCCAAAGAAAGTCCTGAAGCCGCAGTGCGAGGTAGTGACAGAAGACCGCCATAGCAGCTGCACACAAACCAGGATGCACACTGAATCATACCCGTGCGAAGAGGTCGTAGTACAGAGGCGGCCAAGCACCTGCACACGGTTGGCAAAGAAAAACGGGAATCAGCTTAAACCATGTTCCAATGAAGCAGACAGCTGCGAAGAGTCAGTTGCCGAGATCGCCTCTCTGGAAACTTTTCCCTGTGCAAAAAATATCCCCGTAAGTCAAGAGGAAGTATAAATTTGTGAACCGGTAATGTACACTCGAAGGATAAACGGGAGTACGagcgcacgcagaaggcaTCTTCCATGATTTATCACTCT
This DNA window, taken from Besnoitia besnoiti strain Bb-Ger1 chromosome III, whole genome shotgun sequence, encodes the following:
- a CDS encoding hypothetical protein (encoded by transcript BESB_047840), which codes for MHRQCIAVVKAVLIHVAFHKFWSATEAVPWSFVKIDSLVTGRSQDRSYISGENGVPGHSRPPRPEKDHTSPTGTSLRHETRNTSVNPPPQEQPLNPSSPDADPKRDQHNVTETRRSCSKVPFSVGKSCSRNVVKQKSYSCPSEFFPEVCIEVEQTKTVDCKRVSKREIGYDCPQVTSKKICYKVPRTMPSICTRKTSKFSRRPCPRIVKELVCRNKTSQVDDTCPASVSEELPYPCEKAQPRLECDVQFQLEAATCTREVEAPITYEYETTETERQCRRENRKIHKTCSKDIVVDEEYPCPKKVLKPQCEVVTEDRHSSCTQTRMHTESYPCEEVVVQRRPSTCTRLAKKNGNQLKPCSNEADSCEESVAEIASLETFPCAKNIPVVVPSVCTREVPYEAVVPCLEKVAVERCSITEETMPETCKRQVTRQEKYACEEVVEVEECEETPRKKKMTGTLRIDTRIERYDCERPVSAEKCTEIIDLVPVTCSTSVLKTIDKPCTRSYVEELCEVVEKIVEGTCIEEESVDEEYVCPRLEFEEKCLTVPQWELKKCTKEIEEELDDSCTQILPVIECTPAATPTARTCFSDFEESVTYPCYSVEYREECRDVASTQGELQTQQA